In Apus apus isolate bApuApu2 chromosome 25, bApuApu2.pri.cur, whole genome shotgun sequence, the following proteins share a genomic window:
- the LOC127394233 gene encoding uncharacterized protein LOC127394233, with the protein MFSCRAAADLWLRSRAQPWRVPAALGRGPGLRAARTRLSPPCGKGKKISRSLDLRLFGSLSHKRGGQRQLRGLLRLHKPPTLTTQDGEPAPLSHASITPSVCIPDTQLRGNVGQPPQRPPTPPEGGHGGRGLGGQLAPVPAHVSGCSPPPPPPPLRVQGAPLHRRELLGRHVALACEPCSIFSPSSLPARRPRCRAMCGRPPDRTWGCRSAEGLRDPCARLDTRGRAWPALRTSTDTRVHDHG; encoded by the exons ATGTTTTCCTGCCGTGCAGCAGCGGATCTGTGGCTGAGGAGCCGAGCGCAGCCCTGGCGCGTCCCCGCGGCTCTTGGCCGGGGCCCAGGGCTCCGCGCTGCCAGGACTCGCCTTTCCCCTCCCTGcggaaagggaaaaaaaatcag CCGATCCCTGGATCTCCGGCTCTTTGGATCCCTGAGCCACAAGAggggagggcagaggcagcttcGGGGGCTCCTTCGGCTTCACAAACCCCCGACCCTGACCACGCAGGACGGGGAACCCGCTCCCCTTTCCCACGCTTCCATCACCCCATCAGTTTGCATTCCCGACACGCAGCTCCGTGGGAATGTGGGGCAGCCCCCGCAgcgcccccccaccccacccgAGGGGGGACACGGCGGCCgcgggctgggggggcagtTGGCGCCTGTGCCAGCCCATGTGAGCGGGtgctccccacctcctcctcctcctcctctccggGTGCAGGGAGCCCCGCTCCATcgcagggagctgctggggcgTCACGTGGCGCTGGCATGTGAGCCCTGCTCCATTTTTagccccagcagcctccccGCGCGGCGGCCCCGCTGCAGAGCCATGTGCGGGCGGCCGCCGGACCGCACGTGGGGCTGCCGCAGCGCCGAGGGGCTGCGGGACCCCTGCGCCCGCCTGGACACGCGTGGGCGAGCCTGGCCGGCCCTGCGCACCAGCACGGACACGCGTGTGCATGATCACGGCTGA